In Brachypodium distachyon strain Bd21 chromosome 2, Brachypodium_distachyon_v3.0, whole genome shotgun sequence, one genomic interval encodes:
- the LOC100823746 gene encoding BEL1-like homeodomain protein 9, with the protein MSSPAGGGYGGGAGSGAEPAHHHGHAHGHLLLQHHYAHHVAAAAAAAAGGQMYHVPQHSRREKLRFPPDGAAASDSPATQQLAPQQHGAPGAWPPPAFYSYASSSSSYSPHSPTTLPQQTVPSNGLTAAPQQLPQIPAQQNFSLSLSSASSNPPATPRRQPQQQLAGARGPAAPAAATGPYGPFTGYATVLGRSRFLDPAQKLLEEICDVGGAGAHVDRSVPGEDLLDADPVDVEDHDVVGHELDAATDRDAGSMSGAEQHWKKTRLISMMEEVCKRYRQYYQQVQAVIASFETVAGFSNAAPFAAMALRVMAKHFKCLKSMILNQLRNTSKIAVKEGMSKDIVVFGLGGGGGGGAGFQRGSSVNGFGQPNNIWRPQRGLPERSVSVLRAWLFEHFLHPYPTDGDKQMLAKQTGLTRNQVSNWFINARVRLWKPMVEEIHNLEMKIHKRSAPDKGQHGIHNLTQHSSQCSGKRSEPCDSQPGQISSITRNHHTPASHGFPDELSQMSQSIQQSQVSLAYNRLSSQHNMASPQHQHVSGVGGAGSSSVSLTLGLHQNNRVCFGEPLQSALPANLAHRFGLEDVNDAYAMSSFAGQDRHFTKDIGGHLLHDFVG; encoded by the exons ATGTCGTCTCCCGCGGGCGGCGGGTACGGAGGCGGTGCCGGGAGCGGCGCCGAGCCTGCACACCACCATGGTCATGCTCACGGGCACCTGCTGCTTCAGCACCACTATGCACATCacgtggccgcggcggcggcggctgccgcggGCGGGCAGATGTACCACGTCCCGCAGCACAGCCGGCGCGAGAAGCTCCGGTTCCCGCCAGAcggtgccgccgcctcggATTCGCCCGCGACTCAACAACTCGCCCCGCAGCAGCACGGGGCTCCTGGGGCGTGGCCGCCTCCGGCGTTCTACTCCTACgcgtcctcttcctcgtcctacTCCCCGCACAGCCCGACCACGCTGCCGCAGCAGACAGTCCCATCCAACGGGCTCACCGCCGCGCCTCAGCAGCTCCCGCAGATCCCGGCGCAGCAGAACTTCTCGCTGTCCCTCTCCTCCGCGTCGTCCAATCCTCCCGCGACGCCCAGgaggcagccgcagcagcagctagcaggAGCACGAGGCCCTGCTGCACCGGCAGCGGCCACTGGCCCGTACGGCCCTTTCACGGGCTACGCCACGGTGCTCGGGCGGTCCAGGTTCCTCGACCCGGCGCAGAAGCTGCTCGAGGAGATCTGCGAcgtgggcggcgccggcgcgcacGTCGACCGCAGCGTCCCCGGCGAGGACCTGCTCGACGCGGATCCCGTGGACGTCGAAGACCACGACGTCGTCGGTCACGAGCTCGACGCCGCCACCGACCGCGACGCTGGCTCCATGTCAGGCGCCGAGCAGCACTGGAAGAAGACGAGGCTCATCTCCATGATGGAAGAG GTTTGCAAGAGGTACCGGCAGTACTACCAGCAGGTCCAGGCCGTGATCGCCTCGTTTGAGACCGTCGCTGGGTTTAGCAACGCAGCCCCGTTCGCGGCGATGGCTCTGAGGGTGATGGCCAAGCACTTCAAGTGCTTGAAGAGCATGATTCTGAACCAGCTGCGCAACACGAGCAAGATTGCCGTCAAAGAAGGCATGAGCAAGGATATCGTCGTCTTtgggcttggcggcggcggcggcggcggcgctggcttCCAAAGAGGGAGCAGCGTGAATGGCTTCGGCCAGCCCAACAACATCTGGCGGCCTCAGAGGGGTCTCCCAGAACGCTCTGTGTCTGTTCTCCGCGCTTGGCTGTTCGAGCACTTCCTGCATCC GTATCCTACTGATGGTGACAAGCAAATGCTGGCTAAACAAACTGGTTTAACAAGGAATCAG GTGTCAAACTGGTTTATTAACGCGAGGGTTAGACTCTGGAAGCCAATGGTGGAAGAAATTCACAACCTAGAGATGAAGATCCACAAGCGCTCGGCTCCGGACAAGGGGCAGCATGGCATTCACAACCTCACACAGCATTCCTCGCAGTGCAGCGGGAAGCGCTCTGAGCCTTGCGATTCGCAGCCAGGGCAAATCAGCAGCATCACAAGGAACCACCACACCCCTGCTTCCCACGGCTTCCCGGACGAACTCTCCCAGATGTCACAATCCATCCAACAGAGCCAGGTGAGCTTAGCCTACAACAGGTTGTCCTCGCAGCACAACATGGCATCGCCACAGCACCAGCATGTCAGCGGAGTCGGCGGGGCGGGGAGCAGCAGCGTCTCCCTCACGCTCGGCCTCCACCAGAACAACAGGGTCTGCTTCGGTGAGCCGCTCCAGTCTGCGCTACCGGCCAACCTTGCCCACCGGTTCGGTCTGGAGGATGTCAATGACGCCTACGCGATGAGCTCATTCGCAGGCCAGGATCGGCATTTCACCAAGGATATTGGTGGCCACTTGCTTCATGATTTCGTCGGGTGA
- the LOC100824057 gene encoding ras-related protein Rab11C: MAHRVDNEYDYLFKIVLIGDSGVGKSNILSRFTRNEFCLESKSTIGVEFATRTLQIDGKTVKAQIWDTAGQERYRAITSAYYRGAVGALLVFDITKRQTFDNVQRWLRELRDHADANIVVMMVGNKSDLNHLRSVPEEDSQAFSEKESLSFLETSALEAINVEKAFHTVLSEIHQIVSKKALAAQESASANGRSMQGTTINVAEPSTNTKGSCCSS, from the exons atggCGCACCGGGTGGACAACGAGTACGACTACCTCTTCAAGATCGTCCTCATCGGCGACTCCGGCGTCGGCAAGTCCAACATTCTCTCCCGTTTCACCCGCAACGAGTTCTGCCTCGAGTCCAAGTCCACCATCGGCGTCGAGTTCGCCACCCGAACCCTGCAG ATAGACGGAAAGACTGTGAAGGCACAGATATGGGACACGGCTGGTCAGGAGAGATACCGTGCAATTACTAGTGCGTACTACAGGGGTGCCGTTGGAGCGCTCTTAGTCTTTGACATAACAAAGAGGCAGaccttcgacaatgtccagaGGTGGCTCCGTGAGCTCCGGGATCATGCAGATGCGAACATAGTTGTCATGATGGTCGGGAACAAGTCAGATTTAAACCACTTAAGATCGGTCCCTGAGGAAGACAGCCAAGCATTTTCTGAGAAAGAAAGCCTCTCCTTCCTTGAGACATCTGCACTGGAGGCGATCAATGTGGAGAAGGCATTTCATACTGTATTGAGTGAAATTCACCAGATTGTAAGCAAAAAAGCACTTGCGGCACAGGAGTCCGCATCTGCGAATGGGCGTTCAATGCAAGGAACTACTATTAATGTTGCTGAACCATCTACCAACACAAAAGGTTCTTGCTGTTCCAGTTGA